In a genomic window of Dehalococcoidales bacterium:
- a CDS encoding CTP synthase, with protein sequence MTKYIFVTGGVVSSVGKGITVASIGNILKSRGIEVSVQKLDPYLNVDPGTMSPYQHGEVFVTKDGAETDLDLGNYERFIDIELTAISNTTSGQIYSSVITKERRGDYLGGTIQVVPHVVGEIKQYFLRLADISQADVILVEVGGTVGDIEGQPFLEAIRQMRKDVGRDNVLYVHVTLLPYISTTKELKTKPTQHSVNELRRIGIQPDIIVCRSDYPISDSIRDKLSLFCDVEREAVIPLPNVETIYEVPLVLEAEHAGDLIVKRLGLNARPSDLNDWRHMVSLLKKPATSVNIALVGKYIELEDAYYSVREALCHAGLHNSCCINIEWIHSEDLEKNGVEHYLRDVQGILIPGGFGIRGIEGMIKAAAYARENRIPYFGLCLGMQVMVIEYGRFVLKDPKANSSEFDPETANPVIDLMPKQKNLPDKGGTMRLGNYSCSILPGTLAAQAYGKSMVVERHRHRYEFNNDYRELFQKEGMIYSGLSPDETLVEICELKDHPWMLGTQFHPEFLSRPQRPHPLFCGFVEAAKQVLREGAQPTLPLNQ encoded by the coding sequence ATGACCAAATATATTTTTGTAACTGGCGGTGTTGTAAGTTCTGTAGGCAAGGGTATCACAGTTGCCTCGATTGGCAATATCCTTAAAAGCCGGGGGATAGAAGTTTCGGTACAAAAACTCGACCCCTATTTAAATGTCGATCCTGGTACCATGTCTCCTTATCAGCATGGCGAAGTCTTTGTAACCAAAGATGGGGCTGAGACCGATCTCGATCTTGGTAATTATGAGCGTTTTATAGATATTGAGCTAACGGCTATATCCAATACGACCTCTGGCCAGATTTATTCTTCGGTTATCACCAAAGAAAGGCGTGGAGACTATCTTGGCGGAACGATACAGGTTGTCCCTCATGTAGTAGGTGAAATTAAACAGTATTTTTTGCGCCTGGCTGATATTTCCCAGGCTGACGTTATACTGGTTGAAGTGGGCGGTACAGTTGGGGACATTGAAGGCCAGCCTTTCCTTGAAGCGATCCGGCAGATGCGCAAAGATGTCGGGCGGGATAACGTACTGTATGTACATGTTACTCTGTTGCCCTATATCTCCACCACCAAGGAGCTTAAGACCAAACCTACCCAGCACAGTGTGAATGAATTGCGCCGCATAGGTATCCAGCCGGATATCATCGTTTGCAGGAGTGACTATCCAATTTCTGACAGTATCAGGGACAAGCTTTCCCTGTTTTGTGATGTTGAACGGGAGGCGGTGATTCCTCTCCCCAACGTTGAGACAATTTACGAAGTTCCGCTAGTGCTTGAGGCGGAACACGCCGGGGACCTGATTGTTAAAAGGCTGGGGCTCAATGCCCGCCCTTCAGACTTGAATGATTGGCGGCATATGGTATCCCTGCTTAAAAAACCGGCTACTTCGGTTAATATTGCCCTGGTTGGCAAGTATATTGAATTGGAAGATGCTTATTATTCAGTAAGAGAAGCTCTCTGCCACGCAGGACTACACAACTCTTGCTGTATTAATATTGAATGGATTCATTCGGAAGACCTAGAAAAGAACGGTGTTGAGCATTACCTGCGGGATGTACAAGGTATCCTGATTCCGGGCGGGTTTGGTATCAGGGGTATTGAAGGTATGATTAAAGCAGCTGCATATGCCCGGGAGAATCGTATTCCTTATTTTGGTTTATGTCTTGGAATGCAGGTGATGGTGATTGAATATGGCCGGTTTGTGCTGAAAGATCCAAAGGCCAATTCATCAGAATTCGATCCTGAAACAGCTAATCCTGTAATCGACCTGATGCCGAAACAGAAAAATCTCCCGGACAAAGGTGGAACGATGAGGCTGGGCAATTATTCCTGTTCGATACTTCCCGGAACGCTGGCTGCTCAGGCCTATGGTAAATCGATGGTAGTTGAGCGCCATCGGCATCGTTATGAGTTTAACAACGATTACAGGGAGCTATTCCAGAAGGAAGGGATGATCTACAGTGGGCTTTCTCCGGATGAGACACTGGTTGAGATATGTGAGTTGAAAGACCATCCATGGATGCTGGGAACTCAATTCCACCCAGAATTCCTTTCACGCCCGCAACGACCCCATCCATTATTCTGCGGGTTTGTTGAAGCTGCTAAACAGGTTCTCAGGGAAGGCGCTCAACCGACCC